ACACCCTGCTTTATCTTCTCAGAAAAAACATTTCATATTTCATGGGGGGAGGGACCCCTATCAAAATTGACTATCCCCATAATAGGGTATTATTTTTCACAGAAAGAAGGTGATGAATCTGAGGAAGTTAGGACTGCATGTAACTCATGTTTGAAATGTGATAAAACATTCATATTAGAGATAATGAAAGTAAAAGTATAAAAGACAACTATCTAATTCACATGAACATAATTGCATCAAGACATATGAGAATTAAAATCAATCATAGAAAATTAGATGCTATATGTAGGATATGCTagaagaattaaaatttaaaaaatgttcgtgaaaatggaaaatggaaggaATAAGTTGGTACTTTTTAAGATAGGAAGTAGGGGAAaattaagaaagatataaaaataaagtactGTCCACCTTGTTGTTTGTTGGAAGTCCTTCTTAGTTAGGAactgaaactttatttttattggatatctttatttatatttctaatgttattcctcttcccatttCCTGTCCATTAGTCTCCTTTTCCAGTTTATTTAAGAGTTAAATTTtcttagtttggttttgtttggatttgattatttttcattatttatttctggTTTTAAATACATCTTAAATGCAGTTCCCCTACTTGCCCtccatttctctttagaaaacaaagcaGGTCTTCCAGGGATAGCCATAGAACATGGCATAATAAGGTACAATAAAACTAGGCACATACCCTCACATCAAGtgtggatgaggcaacccaggagAAAAGTTATCCTAAAAGGTGATAAAagagtcttgtgtgtgtgtgttggggttgtTGGGAAAGACACCTAACACACTCTTAGTAGCCATAATAAAACACAAATCTAGCAAGCATAAAATATACAGAAGACCTAGCACAAAACCATTTAGGCTCATTTTTATGAATAATTTCTAAAAAACAAGGTATAAATTATGCATTTAATGTATGTGATCCATGTATATTATATTGAAATATTGCTCAGTCTAACTATGAAAATCTAATTGTTTTGCATTTTATAAAGAATTGCTTGATTTTTGAAAATAGTAAAAAGCTACAGAACTAGCAGCATTGGATATTAAAGaaatttggggtttttgtttggtttttacttCCTTGCGTGTTTGGttagtttgttggtttgttggtttttgcTAGTTGCTTTGAAACCAGAATCTgccagaagaaggaaaaacagagTGTGGGGTTATATATGAAGTATGGTCTCTAAACCATAGTAACAAGAGCAACCTATGCAGGGCAGATTAAGGAAAAATGAATTGGAAGTGGGAGTGACTTTTATAAATATCCACATAAAGTGTATGActagaagaaaggcaggagatgaGAGAGCAAAGTATAAATCATGAAAATGTCTCATGAAACATGCTGTCTTAAGGCATGGGTGCATTATCTGAGTGATCTTTCAGCTGTGAAATATCATATCACTTCATGTATACAAAAAATGTACTCATATGACTATTGCAGACTACGAAAGCAAGAcaggaatatttatgaaagaTACATGTCCCCCTCAATTTCCAAAATTCAAAAGCCAAAAATCATAACACCATACTTGTTCAAGGATAGTGAGTTCAGAGGGTACACAATTAGAACTGAATCTGCTTTGCAAGGggtgagaaggggaagggaatgaaATATGGGAGCTTAATGTGTTCAGACTGTATTACATAGATGTTTGAAAATACACTTATATAATCCAGAGTCATGCTAATGAATATATTTCAAAaggaattatttaaaaatactaaatgttAAAACCAACAAGTAAAAAATTGAATTATATTACTACTAATAAGAAGGTTTCTTGTAATTTATTTTCATAGAGAACACTGAAATTTTTAGAGATTTACTTCATTTTGAGTTGCAAgtttatgagtgtgtatgtgggcatgtgcctgtgtgcatgtgtaagtgtgtgtgtgtgtgtgtgtgtgtgtgtgtgttggagttgTTGGGAAAGACACCTAGGCTTTCCCCATCCTAACCATGTCCTCTACTTAATCAAGGCAATTCACACCCtttacatttccctgatcacCTCTGGATGAACTTGTGTTATGAAGATTAGTCGGGCATTAGGTTGTTCTTTTGGCTTGTGACTTTCCCCCAAATAGTTTGCACTTTCTGTGACCGGTTGAATAGTAGCTGACCTAGGAATAACAGAACAGAATCCtgagtttcatttatttaaaatgtgagtTTGTCAGCTGAAACCAAACCTTGTGCATGGCACTTTTCATCTCACTGTTTCTCAGTGTGTAGATGAGGGGATTCAACATGGGGGCAATCACAGTGTAAAACACAGAAATCTCCTTATCCTTGTTCTCATTTCCTGCaggtaaaatataaatataaatacaaggcCCAAAAAATAAAACTACGACCATTATGTGTGAACTGCAGGTAGAGAGTGCTTTGCGTTGCCCTGCAGATGATCTTGTCCTCAGAGAATACAATATGAGTATGTAAGAAGCAAGTAGTACAATAAAAATGGCAACAACCACCACCCCAGAGTTAACAATTgataaaatattaacaacatGAATATCTTTACAGACCAGCTTCAAAAGAGGTTTGACATCACAGAAATAGTGGTTGATGTGGTTGGGACCACAGAATGGAAGGCTGAGCACCATGAGTAGTAAAGCAATGGAGTGCCAGAACCCCAGCACCCAGGCTGTGACAATCAACATATCACATCTCTTCCTGCGCATGATAACCATGTAGTGCAGGGGCTTGACAATGGCAACATAGCGGTCCAAGGCCATGGATACCAGGATAAAGATTTCCACACCTGCGAGCAAGTGGGCAGTGAAGAGCTGGGTCATGCACTCATTATAGGAAATGTTTTTTCTAGTTGCGGCCAAGTCCCTGATGAGCCTGGGAATCAAAGTGGAGGTGTAGCAGAGGTCCATGAGGGAAAGGTGGCAGAGAAAGTAGTACATTGGTTGTTCGATTAAATGGCTGCAGCTTATGGTGACTAGGATAACAGAGTTCCCCATTAAGACAGCCAGGTAGCAAAgcaggaacaaaagaaagaacagcaGCTCTATTTGTCTGTTCTCCCAAAGACCCATAAAAATGAACTCTGTGACATTTTTATGATTTTCCATGAATTCTAGGTGAATCCCCATGTACAGCTGAAATTTAGTTCATCTGAAATTGAACCACAGAAAGATGTAActttgacagatttttttttacttttataaagaTTACATATTGAATAACATtactttttgatttatttatatgcatttatTATGCCCTTTAGGAATGTGTAAACATACTCCTAATTCTTAActaaatattattaatagtgGTATTGtatgcctagaaattttataaatattttatactattaaACTCTCATACAGCCAAATGGGTTCTGAACTCATATACATTTTTACATATAAACAACACAGAAATGGCAAGCATAGCTGAATTATAGAAACACAATATATGCCCTGCATATTTTGCTTAATTACACTTTATTAATTTCTCTGTCATATTTTTCAATACAAGGGATAATGGGAtaattccattcattttgctCTTTTATTAAAAAGCAGTGATTGTATTATATTACATTTTTctacattaaatatttaaaatttgataATTCTTGATTATATATGAcaatatatattatcatatatatcaatcttaatatatataatatatatatatatatatatatatcttaatcaCATCAGTGAAACAGTGTGTATAAGCTCTCAGTACTTTCAATGTTTCTCTTTAAATAATTCCAAAAAACCTCCAGACACAAATAGTCTCAGAACAAAGAATTTGAGGTAACTCTGGCATTTAAATAGaaagtttaatttttatatttctctaaGAAATTAATGGTACAGTTTACAAATGATTGCTAACATGTTATAGTCATTCCATTGCCAAACATTCCTCCTGAATTGTCCTTTTTATTTACTCTCATAATGAGAATTTAGTAGCCATGGTGATGCTGACATCTTGGAATATCTAGGGGATAAGTTAACTGTATCATGTTTTAAGAATATTTCAGAGTCcatctcaacaaaatcatacttTACTTGTAATAGACTATAAAATTAAAAGGGTTTTTAAGTTGAGACAGTGGGGGCAGAAATTTTCCAAGGGGCTATAGCACTCAGAGCTGtgattttctctttctattaATAAGAGTAGCCACAATAACTACtgagtaaacaaaataaaatatggacTTGATAAAAAATTGTTCTAGATtcataatatatggaaaaatctGTAGATTGAAGAGCCAAAAAAAGTTcatgagagagaaagaatcaAAATCACAGAAAGCAGATACCTTAATAATTCAAAGTATTGTATATATATTGATGTAAGCATgaaatttttaatgtaaaaatccAGTTCTATCTTACTTGTGTTAATCAGATGTTCTAAGCAAATGCAAATCTATGTGGACAGAGAAGCTTCAAGGTTATTTTATAGAATCTCTCTTAGTCAAATAAACACAATTCAGTATGTGGAATCATCTGCGATTTCTACTCTATCTCAAAgaccctttttttcttttgattttaaatggatttttattGAAgcatagaagaaaggaagagaaatgggaTGGAAAAGAATGATGGAAGGAAGACGACAGATACAGAAACATTTATAATCATATTTAGAGACAACATATTTTTGCTTATTTAGTAACATACCTTGATTTAAGTAATATTTTCTATAAGtctattaatttttaatagaaaGTTATCTAATATAAATTACTTTCAATTCTTTGTTAACTGaaacttgaaaggaaaaaaatagaaagaaaagcattGAAATATATTCCCTTGAGAATTAAATTAGAGGCTAAGGCCATGCAAATACTTGGTTTGGATTATCCAACAGAAAATACTCTCTATGATGTTTCTGCTACTTTAGATAAGCTCATCTTCTTGGCGAAATTTGTAAATCAACACACTTAATCTCAATGTCTTGTACAATTACAGGAATAGAAAGGTTTACATGCTTTATGTTTTGCAGTAATAGTGCTCTAAACATAGTATTaaatagttttcatttttcttattgtaTCTCCATCATGACATGGGGATCCCTAATGCCACTACGTTTTTGCATGTTTTCTAAATAAACATGCAATAGGACAGGGTTGCACAAACAAGCAAGGTATTAGTACCTAAACAGTGTTTGCATATTTCTGAAGATCATGCTTAAATAAAACAGACTTAATACCTTGGCTAATGAGATAATTTTCCCTATAATTGccatataattttcaaaaatatctcACTACTTAACATAACTGTGATTGAATTTATGTCATGAATTAAATTTGTAAGTTGAATTTATCAATACCATACCTCGTGTAGAATAAAATCATTACCTTGAAGAATTCATTAAATTTGTAGCTCTttttctgaatgtgtgtgtgtgtgtgtgtgtgtgtgtgtgtgtgtgtgtgtgtgtgtgtgtgtgtgtgtgctctattCATAACACTTACTTCTGTCAGGACCCAAATATTTCTGGGATGTCAAGCTTCCTTTAAAGTGGTTCATCTTTTCTTTGAcctacaaaagaaacaaaatagtaGATGCTGAAAGAACCTATCTTTCCCATGACGCTTTAACCCAATGTAGCTTGAAGACTCACTACCTGCCGTACTTTAAGCTGAATGGAAAGGAAACCCATGGGCAATAGTCTCAGAGGCACTTTTTGCAAGATATTGAAGGTATACTTATGAATGTGAAGGTCCAGTGAAGACTACTCAATGGTCACATATTAAGActtacttttatttacttataagaACTATGGTATAATATAATGACATTACATAATAACATTAAATAAATCCTGGActtcttttcatttaaatgtatcaCTGTGCTAAAAGAGTAAACCTAAGTCTATTAATATTATTCTAGTCTATATTTAAATCATTGTTATTATGAAAGCTTCCAAATACTTCTCAATGTTTAATCATGCACACTGGAAATTTAAAAGACATGCAAAGTACTTTGTGTTAATAGGCACTCACTAGAATTAGTGTAATGAATAAAGAGGAAAATTCTACAGGATGTAATGTGTTGTCCTTGCCTTGGTATGCGGAATTACTTTAACACTTACCTGAAGAAGCATGAATTATATGGACAATGGAACCTgtgaatttttataaaaaatttctTCCTATGATTCAGTTGCTCTACCAAATACTTACGTACTTATGATGAGGTCTGGGAATAGAAATCTCTCATAGTGACATATGTCTTTAATCATCCATCACTTActaggctgagacaggaggattgacaTGAGTTTTAAGACAACTTTGTATTCCtccagagttctacatctgtcaggactacatagtaagactctgtttcaaggttgcacacataaaaatatttactagTGATGTGGGAAATATTTTGCCCTAATATTCTCACACATTTCCATACAAGTCATTActcacatatttgtatatatttcatcttattatctttaaaattacttttgtttccattttgcCATTTTTACTTGCTTTTATTAGTCAAATTTACCTATTCATGTGATATTCcaatatacagaaaatattttcatatcttcTATTTATACCTTCTTAAATATTACctttatttaatttccttttaccATATGTTAACACATTCTATTCCTAAACAAGAATCTCGTACTAAGTTGGTTTAATTTACTTATCCTCATGTAATTTGGTTATAAAATACCTCTACAACGACATTTTACGCCAGACTCTGAACAGCAATTCATCCTTTAATTAAGACTACGAAAATTCATAACATTGTTTAAACACattgtaaaagtatcttttattttcttggaggcTTAGTGCTTCATAAGTTcatcctttctagctctttctgaactctggctggctggtttaactaattttattttcttttttcttttttttttttttttggagctggggaccgaacccagggc
This Rattus norvegicus strain BN/NHsdMcwi chromosome 3, GRCr8, whole genome shotgun sequence DNA region includes the following protein-coding sequences:
- the Or4a66c gene encoding olfactory receptor Olr652 → MENHKNVTEFIFMGLWENRQIELLFFLLFLLCYLAVLMGNSVILVTISCSHLIEQPMYYFLCHLSLMDLCYTSTLIPRLIRDLAATRKNISYNECMTQLFTAHLLAGVEIFILVSMALDRYVAIVKPLHYMVIMRRKRCDMLIVTAWVLGFWHSIALLLMVLSLPFCGPNHINHYFCDVKPLLKLVCKDIHVVNILSIVNSGVVVVAIFIVLLASYILILYSLRTRSSAGQRKALSTCSSHIMVVVLFFGPCIYIYILPAGNENKDKEISVFYTVIAPMLNPLIYTLRNSEMKSAMHKVWFQLTNSHFK